A genome region from Musa acuminata AAA Group cultivar baxijiao chromosome BXJ3-5, Cavendish_Baxijiao_AAA, whole genome shotgun sequence includes the following:
- the LOC135639113 gene encoding allene oxide synthase 1, chloroplastic-like: MASHDAAFEERAGEILFGYQPFATQDARVFERAEEFAGAALLRHVVWSNDPDTESTSHIIPNKQCTGKDFVVPVAHLLFVELFLRYDSFEVIFSILWRSVSKKPLMVKVTV; encoded by the coding sequence ATGGCGAGCCACGACGCGGCGTTCGAGGAGCGGGCGGGGGAGATACTGTTCGGGTACCAGCCATTCGCTACGCAGGACGCGCGGGTGTTCGAGCGGGCGGAGGAGTTCGCGGGGGCGGCGCTGCTGCGCCACGTCGTCTGGTCGAACGATCCCGACACGGAGTCGACCTCCCACATCATCCCGAACAAGCAGTGCACCGGGAAGGACTTCGTGGTGCCGGTGGCGCACCTCCTGTTCGTCGAGCTCTTCCTGCGCTACGACTCCTTCGAGGTTATTTTTAGTATACTGTGGCGTTCAGTATCTAAGAAACCACTAATGGTGAAGGTTACAGTATAA
- the LOC135638076 gene encoding uncharacterized protein LOC135638076, with protein MGGCISCASAAAVVVGAAGTAKVVLPDGGLREYSRPVTAAGALGKDAACFFVCDADEMEFDAFVSGVGGQEELRPGQLYFALPRSMLKRRLQAEDLARLAVKASAALVGAAGQCGGGVVSPQVFPAGVSVAVPIGGREEEKARRCSRGGGGRRKFAPDLSAIPE; from the coding sequence ATGGGGGGTTGCATTTCGTGCGcctcggcggcggcggtggtggtgggggCCGCGGGGACTGCGAAGGTGGTCCTTCCCGACGGTGGGCTCCGCGAGTACTCGCGGCCGGTGACGGCCGCGGGCGCGCTGGGCAAGGACGCCGCGTGCTTCTTCGTGTGCGATGCGGACGAGATGGAGTTCGACGCGTTCGTCTCTGGGGTGGGCGGCCAGGAGGAGCTCCGCCCTGGGCAGCTCTACTTCGCGCTCCCGCGGTCGATGCTGAAGCGCCGACTCCAGGCCGAGGACCTCGCGAGGCTCGCGGTGAAGGCGAGCGCCGCGCTGGTGGGCGCCGCGGGTCAGTGCGGCGGAGGGGTTGTGTCACCACAGGTGTTTCCCGCAGgggtgtcggtggcggtgcccatcggcgggagggaggaggagaaggcgcGGAGGTGTAGTAGAGGCGGTGGCGGACGGCGCAAGTTTGCGCCGGATCTGAGCGCCATTCCGGAATAG
- the LOC135638075 gene encoding hemoglobin-2-like isoform X2 translates to MEAASEGESRAIAFGEQQEALVVRSWNAMRKDVADVALKFFLRVFEIAPSAARLFSFLRDSNVPLDKNPNLKSHAMSVFTMVCESATQLRKKGKVSVRETTSKKLAGTHIKAGVIDKHFEVVRFALLDTIKHAVPEMWCPEMSAAWGEAYDHLAAALKEEMRLLTSSS, encoded by the exons ATGGAGGCGGCTTCCGAGGGGGAGTCTCGAGCCATTGCTTTCGGTGAACAGCAGGAGGCTCTCGTGGTGAGGTCATGGAATGCGATGAGGAAGGACGTAGCTGATGTTGCACTGAAGTTTTTCTTGAG GGTCTTCGAGATCGCACCTTCAGCTGCTCGACTCTTCTCCTTCCTGCGCGACTCCAACGTGCCGCTCGACAAGAACCCAAACCTCAAATCCCATGCCATGTCTGTGTTCACCATG GTGTGCGAGTCTGCGACACAGCTGAGGAAGAAAGGCAAGGTTTCGGTGAGAGAGACGACGTCGAAGAAGTTGGCGGGCACTCATATCAAGGCTGGCGTCATCGATAAACATTTCGAG GTGGTGAGGTTTGCGTTGTTGGATACCATAAAGCACGCAGTTCCGGAGATGTGGTGCCCTGAAATGAGTGCTGCCTGGGGAGAAGCCTACGACCACTTGGCTGCAGCTTTAAAGGAAGAGATGAGGCTTCTCACTTCTTCTTCGTAA
- the LOC135638075 gene encoding hemoglobin-2-like isoform X1: MEAASEGESRAIAFGEQQEALVVRSWNAMRKDVADVALKFFLRVFEIAPSAARLFSFLRDSNVPLDKNPNLKSHAMSVFTMVYLLPSFPSFLPSPIQCHVRLQVCESATQLRKKGKVSVRETTSKKLAGTHIKAGVIDKHFEVVRFALLDTIKHAVPEMWCPEMSAAWGEAYDHLAAALKEEMRLLTSSS, encoded by the exons ATGGAGGCGGCTTCCGAGGGGGAGTCTCGAGCCATTGCTTTCGGTGAACAGCAGGAGGCTCTCGTGGTGAGGTCATGGAATGCGATGAGGAAGGACGTAGCTGATGTTGCACTGAAGTTTTTCTTGAG GGTCTTCGAGATCGCACCTTCAGCTGCTCGACTCTTCTCCTTCCTGCGCGACTCCAACGTGCCGCTCGACAAGAACCCAAACCTCAAATCCCATGCCATGTCTGTGTTCACCATGGTatatcttcttccttccttcccttccttccttccttcccccATTCAATGCCATGTTCGGTTGCAGGTGTGCGAGTCTGCGACACAGCTGAGGAAGAAAGGCAAGGTTTCGGTGAGAGAGACGACGTCGAAGAAGTTGGCGGGCACTCATATCAAGGCTGGCGTCATCGATAAACATTTCGAG GTGGTGAGGTTTGCGTTGTTGGATACCATAAAGCACGCAGTTCCGGAGATGTGGTGCCCTGAAATGAGTGCTGCCTGGGGAGAAGCCTACGACCACTTGGCTGCAGCTTTAAAGGAAGAGATGAGGCTTCTCACTTCTTCTTCGTAA